The sequence below is a genomic window from Pseudomonadota bacterium.
CGGACAGCGTATCGTGCTGTTTTATTTTCAGGAAGGACAAGTCTTGACGGCCGGGGAGCAAGTCGATACCTGTTCCGGCCAGACAGGGAAGGCAGAGAGACTCCGTGGCCAGAAAGAAAAAGCCGGAAAAGACACCCGAAGCGGCGCCGCCCCGCAAGGTCAGGCGCACCGGCTCGGCTCTGGCACGGCGCAGCGCGGCCCGTCTGGCTGCGGCCCAGCTGCTGTACCAGAAAGATCTGACCGGTGCGGCCGTGGAAAAGGTTCTTTCAGACTACAGGGACCACTGGCTGGGGACCGAGCTGGAAGGCGAGAAGTATGTCACAGCGGACGAAGAGCTTCTGGGAAGCATTGTCCGCGGAGTGACGGAGCGGCAGGCGGATATCGACAGCATGGTGACAGGGGCCATTGTCTCTGCGGACGGGGAGGGGGGCAGGGTTCACCTGGAACCTGTGCTGCGGGCCATTCTGCGGGCCGGAACCTGGGAGATCCTGTCCTGTCCGGAAACCCCCACCGGCGTTATCATCAATGACTATGTGGATGTGGCGCATGGCTTTTTTGGCGGGCGCAGTCCGTCCCTGGTCAACGCGGTTCTCAAGCGCCTTGCGCAGACCTTGCGGGACAGTTCTTCCGGATAGCGGAAAGTTCTGAAAATCTGTATCTGCTGCAGCGCAAGGTTCGGGAGAACATTATCCATGCCTGTCATCCTGAAGGAGCGCGTCAGCGCGACTGAAGGATCCTGTTTCTGCAAGAAAGATCCTTCGCTGCGCTCGGGATGACAGGAATTTCTGAAATCCCTGGACTCTCTCTGCCTCTGCGGTGAAACAGTCTTTGATACGCACCCTCTTGCCTTGTGCTCCGGATTTGGGCATTTTGGTTTTCTGCCGTTCCGGCAGGTTCTGGTTAAAACGATTTCTGCAAGGATGAACCCCATGAATTCCATGGCGATGTATTTTTCCCTGGTGATGGCCAGCGGAGTTCTGGCGCTTC
It includes:
- the nusB gene encoding transcription antitermination factor NusB, whose protein sequence is MARKKKPEKTPEAAPPRKVRRTGSALARRSAARLAAAQLLYQKDLTGAAVEKVLSDYRDHWLGTELEGEKYVTADEELLGSIVRGVTERQADIDSMVTGAIVSADGEGGRVHLEPVLRAILRAGTWEILSCPETPTGVIINDYVDVAHGFFGGRSPSLVNAVLKRLAQTLRDSSSG